From a region of the Asterias amurensis chromosome 2, ASM3211899v1 genome:
- the LOC139954146 gene encoding kelch domain-containing protein 10-like isoform X1 — MAAPTDRMDVGQFVCIKPNKSRSDSNAEPFARSGHCCATDGTNMFVFGGYHPEFVTTLTQPVYKEITLCNEVFREMLCFNLYTETWHEVRTFGEAPWEAASMSMLLHGQTLFMFGGTSYPWGETSNSDVIAFKLKDKTWSTLACKGQRPPGKYGQAMVLRHGCLYLYGGCRQISSDDYLFDSDVHCLDARSQTWSLLSDQTTQDDPEAPSRGMYRHGLAWHNNKLYVIGSSWTELHSLKYQDKIHVYSLETNLWSTEMTKPFLVDRFPLRRKYHSCVQWKNEVYICGGHNHRKVFGDVWKLELPSLQWSKIPALMPVPAYFHTAAITPSKCMYIFGGVTCLEDRNRTNGLYRIWLTIPPLLDMALRKVVSLLPKLNSENIAKLQELGIPRSVLDRLKHIE, encoded by the exons ATGGCAGCCCCCACAGATAGGATGGATGTCGGGCAGTTTGTTTGTATCAAGCCCAACAAATCAAGATCTGATTCCAATG CTGAGCCTTTTGCCAGGAGTGGACATTGTTGTGCAACAGATGGAACCAACATGTTTGTTTTCGGTGGCTACCATCCCGAGTTTGTAACAACTCTAACTCAACCAGTCTACAAGGAAATTACTCTTTGTAATGAAGTATTCAGGGAG ATGTTGTGTTTTAATCTTTACACGGAAACGTGGCATGAAGTGAGGACATTCGGAGAAGCACCCTGGGAAGCAGCTTCCATGTCAA TGCTACTACATGGCCAAACACTTTTTATGTTCGGTGGAACCAGCTACCCGTGGGGTGAGACGAGTAACTCCGATGTTATAGCCTTCAAGTTGAAAGACAAAACATGGTCCACCTTGGCGTGCAAGGGTCAACGCCCTCCAGGAAAATATGGGCAG GCAATGGTTTTAAGACATGGTTGTTTGTACCTCTATGGAGGTTGCCGGCAGATCTCCAGTGATGACTACTTGTTTGATTCTGATGTTCACTGTCTGGATGCCAGGAGCCAGACTTGGTCTCTCCTGTCAGACCAGACCACTCAGGATGACCCTGAAGCGCCCTCTAGGGGCATGTATAGACATGGCTTGGCATGgcacaacaacaaattatacGTTATTGGAAGCAGCTGGACAGAATTGCATTCATTAAAATATCAAGACAAG ATTCATGTTTACAGTTTGGAGACCAATTTGTGGAGTACGGAGATGACAAAACCGTTCTTGGTTGATCGCTTTCCATTAAGGAGAAAGTACCACAGTTGTGTACAGTGGAAGAATG AGGTTTACATTTGTGGAGGTCACAACCACAGAAAGGTGTTTGGAGATGTTTGGAAGTTAGAACTACCCTCTTTGCAATGGAGCAAGATACCAGCATTAATGCCGGTTCCTGCTTACTTTCATACAGCCGCAATAACCCCA TCAAAGTGCATGTACATCTTCGGTGGTGTAACCTGTTTGGAGGATAGAAACAGAACTAATGGACTCTACAGAATCTGGTTGACTATCCCGCCACTCCTCGACATGGCACTAAGGAAAGTTGTGTCATTGTTACCCAAACTGAACTCTGAGAATATTGCCAAATTGCAAGAGCTTGGGATACCTAGGAGCGTCTTGGACAGATTGAAGCACATTGAGTGA
- the LOC139954146 gene encoding kelch domain-containing protein 10-like isoform X2 translates to MFVFGGYHPEFVTTLTQPVYKEITLCNEVFREMLCFNLYTETWHEVRTFGEAPWEAASMSMLLHGQTLFMFGGTSYPWGETSNSDVIAFKLKDKTWSTLACKGQRPPGKYGQAMVLRHGCLYLYGGCRQISSDDYLFDSDVHCLDARSQTWSLLSDQTTQDDPEAPSRGMYRHGLAWHNNKLYVIGSSWTELHSLKYQDKIHVYSLETNLWSTEMTKPFLVDRFPLRRKYHSCVQWKNEVYICGGHNHRKVFGDVWKLELPSLQWSKIPALMPVPAYFHTAAITPSKCMYIFGGVTCLEDRNRTNGLYRIWLTIPPLLDMALRKVVSLLPKLNSENIAKLQELGIPRSVLDRLKHIE, encoded by the exons ATGTTTGTTTTCGGTGGCTACCATCCCGAGTTTGTAACAACTCTAACTCAACCAGTCTACAAGGAAATTACTCTTTGTAATGAAGTATTCAGGGAG ATGTTGTGTTTTAATCTTTACACGGAAACGTGGCATGAAGTGAGGACATTCGGAGAAGCACCCTGGGAAGCAGCTTCCATGTCAA TGCTACTACATGGCCAAACACTTTTTATGTTCGGTGGAACCAGCTACCCGTGGGGTGAGACGAGTAACTCCGATGTTATAGCCTTCAAGTTGAAAGACAAAACATGGTCCACCTTGGCGTGCAAGGGTCAACGCCCTCCAGGAAAATATGGGCAG GCAATGGTTTTAAGACATGGTTGTTTGTACCTCTATGGAGGTTGCCGGCAGATCTCCAGTGATGACTACTTGTTTGATTCTGATGTTCACTGTCTGGATGCCAGGAGCCAGACTTGGTCTCTCCTGTCAGACCAGACCACTCAGGATGACCCTGAAGCGCCCTCTAGGGGCATGTATAGACATGGCTTGGCATGgcacaacaacaaattatacGTTATTGGAAGCAGCTGGACAGAATTGCATTCATTAAAATATCAAGACAAG ATTCATGTTTACAGTTTGGAGACCAATTTGTGGAGTACGGAGATGACAAAACCGTTCTTGGTTGATCGCTTTCCATTAAGGAGAAAGTACCACAGTTGTGTACAGTGGAAGAATG AGGTTTACATTTGTGGAGGTCACAACCACAGAAAGGTGTTTGGAGATGTTTGGAAGTTAGAACTACCCTCTTTGCAATGGAGCAAGATACCAGCATTAATGCCGGTTCCTGCTTACTTTCATACAGCCGCAATAACCCCA TCAAAGTGCATGTACATCTTCGGTGGTGTAACCTGTTTGGAGGATAGAAACAGAACTAATGGACTCTACAGAATCTGGTTGACTATCCCGCCACTCCTCGACATGGCACTAAGGAAAGTTGTGTCATTGTTACCCAAACTGAACTCTGAGAATATTGCCAAATTGCAAGAGCTTGGGATACCTAGGAGCGTCTTGGACAGATTGAAGCACATTGAGTGA
- the LOC139954519 gene encoding kelch domain-containing protein 10-like, with protein MINKTTTNQVLWWKLRRMATPTTFLSGKMYPFQVERDETPQPKREDINIGKFVGISPRKHHKIVLDWRKPYKPCARSGHAAVADENNLYIFGGYNPDLETLQDYFGRNEEMLFPLFQEIWRYNFDTNMWSRLQTRGRMPMQLASMSMVLCSNHIMIFGGTGFPFGPTTSNDVWFLNLKTKKWRSIMSQESVMEPVPGYGQAMVVIDEHLYVYGGTTGWDYNSDVHRCHLKTGDWDRLFSWEECLTEKVTSNNMGSIGQVPMPRYRHEILTNGKRLYIIGGGTSVQAYPLDKIHVFDLETREWQLMVSIEDPQHGYPESRRCHGCAQLNNEGYITGGYGGKKIFDDIWRINLDTLQWTQLDIRLPKPVYFHSSAITPSGCLYYHGGVVSPTGDERSDSLIRIWLKIPSLLKMCWEKTLSLIPDLHSMPQRELLELGIPGHLLARAA; from the exons ATGATTAACAAGACGACGACTAATCAAGTTTTATGGTGGAAATTGAGAAGAATGGCTACTCCAACGACGTTTTTGTCGGGAAAGATGTACCCTTTTCAAGTTGAACGTGATGAAACTCCTCAACCAAAACGTGAAGATATTAATATAGGAAAATTTGTTGGTATCTCACCAAGAAAACATCACAAAATAG TTTTAGATTGGAGAAAACCATATAAACCCTGCGCACGTAGTGGCCATGCAGCAGTAGCAGATGAAAATAATCTCTATATTTTTGGAGGCTACAACCCTGATCTGGAAACGCTGCAGGACTACTTTGGTCGAAATGAAGAAATGCTTTTTCCTCTTTTTCAGGAA atATGGAGATATAACTTTGATACCAACATGTGGTCCAGGTTACAGACAAGGGGACGCATGCCGATGCAGCTGGCGTCCATGTCAATGGTACTCTGCAGTAACCACATCATGATATTCGGCGGCACCGGTTTCCCATTTGGCCCGACCACCAGCAATGATGTCTGGTTCCTGAACTTAAAGACTAAAAAATGGAGGTCGATCATGTCACAAGAAAGCGTCATGGAACCAGTTCCAGGATACGGACAG gCCATGGTTGTGATAGATGAACACTTATACGTCTACGGCGGCACGACGGGATGGGACTACAATTCCGATGTCCACCGCTGTCATCTAAAAACGGGCGACTGGGACAGACTCTTCAGCTGGGAGGAATGCCTGACGGAGAAGGTCACAAGTAACAACATGGGGTCAATAGGTCAAGTCCCGATGCCTAGATACCGACATGAAATCCTGACCAATGGGAAGAGGTTATATATCATAGGTGGGGGCACTTCAGTACAAGCGTACCCATTGGATAAA ATTCATGTGTTTGACTTGGAGACAAGAGAATGGCAACTTATGGTTTCGATTGAAGACCCCCAACATGGCTACCCAGAAAGCAGACGCTGTCACGGCTGTGCTCAGTTAAATAATG AGGGCTACATAACCGGTGGTTACGGAGGCAAGAAAATCTTTGATGACATCTGGAGGATTAATCTAGACACGTTACAGTGGACACAACTTGACATCAGATTACCCAAACCTGTGTACTTCCATTCGTCTGCCATCACACCG TCCGGATGCCTTTACTACCACGGTGGTGTCGTCAGCCCCACAGGGGACGAGAGATCCGACTCCCTGATCAGAATATGGCTCAAGATACCAAGTCTCCTCAAGATGTGTTGGGAGAAAACTCTGTCTCTCATCCCAGACCTTCATTCTATGCCGCAACGAGAACTCCTTGAGTTGGGTATACCAGGACACCTTCTCGCAAGAGCGGCTTAG